The proteins below are encoded in one region of Caulobacter henricii:
- a CDS encoding lysine--tRNA ligase, which produces MFEGLSPLARDARAWPFEQARALLARTLRLRLSDAERDLASTLIHAGKTDEAVATLEALRKPVVLETGYGPSGLPHMGTFGEVARTTMVRAAFRALTDDKIPTRLISFSDDMDGLRKIPPNVPNGEVMIPDLDKPLTVVRDPYGEHESFGHHNNARLRTFLDGFGFDYEFVSSTDCYRGGRFDETLLLALERFDAIQKIMLPSLGEERRATYSPFLPISPKTGKVLQVPTLERNVAKGTIVFRDEDGELTEVPVTGGGVKMQWRPDWAMRWTALGVDYEMSGKDLIDSVRLSNQVCKVLGGSPPEGFHYELFMDENNLKISKTKGNGLTMDEWLRYGAPESLAYYMFQSPKSAKKLYFDVIPKATDEYLQQLDAFQKQEPAKQIDNPAWHVHSGKPPEQGSPVSFSLMLNLVSAADASTKDILWGFLGRYVDGATPESQPLLDRLAGYAINYYEDFVKPSKTFRAPTDVERAAIVDLRARLAALPEGCQDAELIQNEVFAVGKDHAFDPLRAWFQALYEVLLGQSQGPRFGSFAAIFGLDRTIALIDEKLG; this is translated from the coding sequence ATGTTTGAAGGCCTCTCCCCCCTCGCCCGCGACGCACGCGCCTGGCCGTTCGAGCAGGCGCGCGCCCTGCTGGCCCGCACCCTGCGTCTGCGCCTGTCCGACGCCGAGCGCGATCTCGCCTCGACCCTGATCCACGCCGGCAAGACCGACGAAGCGGTCGCCACCCTGGAGGCCCTGCGCAAACCGGTAGTGCTGGAGACCGGCTATGGTCCGTCGGGCCTGCCGCACATGGGCACCTTCGGCGAGGTGGCGCGCACGACCATGGTCCGCGCCGCGTTCCGCGCCCTGACCGACGACAAGATTCCCACGCGCCTGATCTCGTTCAGCGACGACATGGACGGCCTGCGCAAGATCCCGCCGAACGTGCCGAACGGCGAGGTCATGATCCCCGATCTCGACAAGCCGCTGACCGTGGTCCGCGACCCCTATGGCGAGCACGAGAGCTTCGGCCACCACAACAATGCCCGCCTGCGGACCTTCCTCGACGGTTTCGGCTTCGACTACGAGTTCGTGTCCTCGACCGACTGCTATCGCGGCGGCCGCTTTGACGAGACCCTGCTTCTGGCCCTGGAGCGGTTCGACGCCATCCAGAAGATCATGCTGCCATCGCTCGGTGAGGAGCGCCGGGCCACCTATTCGCCGTTCCTGCCGATCAGCCCCAAGACCGGCAAGGTGCTGCAGGTCCCGACCCTGGAGCGCAATGTCGCCAAGGGCACGATCGTGTTCCGCGACGAGGACGGCGAGCTGACCGAGGTTCCGGTGACCGGCGGCGGCGTCAAGATGCAGTGGCGTCCCGACTGGGCGATGCGCTGGACGGCCCTGGGCGTCGACTACGAGATGAGCGGCAAGGACCTGATCGACAGCGTCCGTCTCTCGAACCAGGTGTGCAAGGTGCTGGGTGGCTCGCCGCCGGAAGGGTTCCACTACGAACTCTTCATGGACGAGAACAATCTGAAGATCTCCAAGACCAAGGGCAACGGCCTGACCATGGACGAGTGGCTGCGCTACGGCGCGCCCGAGAGCCTGGCCTACTACATGTTCCAGAGCCCCAAGTCGGCCAAGAAGCTCTATTTCGACGTCATCCCCAAGGCGACCGACGAGTATCTTCAGCAGCTGGACGCCTTCCAGAAGCAGGAACCGGCCAAGCAGATCGACAACCCGGCCTGGCACGTTCACTCCGGCAAGCCGCCCGAGCAGGGCTCGCCGGTGTCGTTCAGCCTGATGCTGAATCTGGTCTCGGCCGCCGACGCCTCGACCAAGGACATCCTCTGGGGCTTCCTGGGCCGCTATGTCGACGGCGCCACGCCGGAAAGCCAGCCGCTGCTGGACCGCCTGGCCGGCTATGCGATCAACTACTACGAGGACTTCGTGAAGCCCTCGAAGACCTTCCGCGCCCCGACGGATGTGGAGCGCGCGGCGATCGTCGACCTTCGCGCCCGCCTGGCGGCCCTGCCCGAAGGCTGCCAGGACGCCGAGCTGATCCAGAACGAGGTGTTCGCGGTCGGCAAGGACCACGCCTTCGACCCCCTGCGCGCCTGGTTCCAGGCCCTGTACGAAGTGCTGCTGGGCCAGAGCCAGGGCCCGCGCTTCGGCTCCTTCGCGGCGATCTTCGGCCTGGACCGGACGATCGCCCTGATCGACGAGAAGCTGGGTTAG
- a CDS encoding S24 family peptidase, giving the protein MTALSHTEIWTAIDALAKRFDMSPSAMARMSGLDPTSFNRSKRVSADAEARPRWPSTESLAKVLEATGVGFSEFAALTESRKRPVQRGLPLLGFAQAGSDGFFDDAGFPVGEGWDEIAFPGLQEDGVYALEIAGDSMLPVFRDGDRILVSPSIEPRRGDRVVVKTHAGEVMAKELARVTARTIELTSLNRDYGDRVLERGEVAWIARILWASQ; this is encoded by the coding sequence ATGACGGCGCTCTCGCACACCGAAATCTGGACGGCGATCGACGCCCTCGCCAAGCGGTTCGACATGAGCCCTTCGGCCATGGCCCGGATGTCGGGGCTGGATCCGACCAGCTTCAACCGCTCCAAGCGGGTATCGGCCGATGCCGAGGCGCGACCGCGCTGGCCCTCGACCGAGAGCCTGGCCAAGGTTCTGGAAGCCACCGGGGTCGGATTTTCAGAGTTCGCCGCCCTGACCGAAAGCCGCAAGCGCCCCGTGCAGCGGGGCTTGCCGCTGCTGGGCTTTGCCCAGGCCGGATCGGACGGCTTCTTCGACGATGCCGGCTTTCCGGTCGGCGAGGGCTGGGACGAGATCGCCTTTCCCGGCCTGCAGGAGGACGGGGTCTATGCCCTGGAGATTGCCGGGGATTCCATGCTGCCGGTGTTTCGCGACGGCGACCGTATCCTGGTCTCGCCCTCGATCGAGCCGCGCCGCGGCGACCGGGTGGTGGTCAAGACCCATGCCGGCGAGGTGATGGCCAAGGAACTGGCGCGGGTCACCGCCCGGACCATCGAGTTGACCTCGCTGAACCGTGACTATGGCGATCGGGTGCTGGAGCGCGGCGAGGTCGCCTGGATCGCGCGGATCCTCTGGGCCAGCCAGTAG
- a CDS encoding MerR family transcriptional regulator produces MADLRRPERTFTIRNLCNEFKATPRALRFYEDKGLLNPAREGLNRVYSHKDRVRLQLILRGKRVGLSLSEIRELLDLYDENDDGAAQMARSLKKFRERASALEQQREDIDGALIELHQACARLEQRLAEIRPDLLPRAADYDQVLRARLDGHADAALGK; encoded by the coding sequence TTGGCCGACCTGCGTCGCCCTGAGCGGACGTTCACGATCCGCAATCTCTGCAACGAATTCAAAGCCACGCCGCGCGCCCTGCGCTTCTATGAGGACAAGGGCCTGCTCAATCCGGCCCGCGAAGGCCTCAACCGCGTCTATTCCCACAAGGACCGCGTCCGTCTGCAGCTGATCCTGCGCGGCAAGCGGGTGGGCCTGTCGCTGTCGGAAATCCGCGAACTGCTCGACCTCTATGACGAGAACGATGACGGCGCCGCCCAGATGGCCAGGTCGCTGAAGAAGTTCCGCGAGCGCGCCAGTGCGCTGGAACAGCAGCGCGAGGATATTGACGGGGCCCTGATCGAACTGCACCAGGCCTGCGCCCGCCTCGAGCAGCGCCTGGCCGAGATCCGCCCCGACCTGCTGCCCCGCGCCGCCGACTATGACCAGGTGCTGCGCGCCCGGCTGGACGGTCACGCGGATGCCGCGCTCGGCAAGTAA